A genomic window from Gambusia affinis linkage group LG16, SWU_Gaff_1.0, whole genome shotgun sequence includes:
- the LOC122845805 gene encoding tandem C2 domains nuclear protein isoform X1, translating into MEFFKDCCKNFSQRNKQEQETQVIKIKAPPKEILVTGELPEERTRTEKAEDYLISKQPPGGREVPFVVPTFKPTYVQPPSRQFSALQPGLHSSARSTYAGRKAELLGASFFPYNSESIFHQGSMPAYISPGAARRDALKSSPQSPGWTLKPGNQRRLSSSMLDLASPQSHMQRIDSTSSTVSSASSMMSSIESSLESIALSGDEQELGKVCVRVRYQQDVEQVWITLVQCSDLVVHPDEEQKVGFKAILTVPKPIQFKTTLKEYHQNVAFMETFVFALRLQQLQSSALVLRLQTHGPRKRTAAECVLSLRQLGPQESEHWLDLQQPSKSSVCHSELHLSTLFQPVSGRIQVKILAAQNLPPSSSPLSQGKRAAIFKESLTQIIDEGLRCSVVSVASSKVFFVKAEMHQLGQPEIKKKTRALKASGGRCRWEETFHFLLASLEHACSLSLRLYSRSSVRRKQCLGQIQLGFDSPLPEAVEQWKDTMAHPEKVVAAWHRLSPP; encoded by the exons ATGGAGTTCTTCAAGGACTGCTGCAAGAATTTCTCTCAGAGGAACAAGCAGGAGCAGGAGACCCAAG tgATCAAAATAAAGGCGCCTCCCAAGGAGATATTGGTGACAGGAGAGCTGCCGGAGGAGAGGACTAGGACGGAGAAAGCGGAAGACTACCTCATTTCTAAGCAGCCTCCGGGCGGCAGAGAGGTCCCGTTTGTCGTGCCCACCTTCAAGCCCACTTACGTTCAACCCCCGAGCCGCCAGTTCTCAGCTCTGCAGCCTGGGCTGCACA GCTCAGCCCGGTCCACGTACGCGGGGAGGAAAGCAGAACTGCTGGGCGCCAGTTTCTTCCCGTACAACTCGGAGTCCATCTTCCATCAGGGCAGCATGCCGGCGTACATCTCCCCCGGCGCCGCCCGACGAGACGCGCTAAAGAGCAGCCCTCAAAGCCCAG GTTGGACTCTGAAACCAGGCAACCAGCGGCGCCTGAGCAGCTCCATGCTCGACCTGGCCAGCCCTCAGAGCCACATGCAG CGAATTGACTCCACCTCCAGCACCGTCAGCAGCGCCTCTTCCATGATGAGCTCCATTGAAAGCAGCCTGG AATCCATCGCTTTGTCGGGGGACGAGCAGGAACTGGGGAAGGTCTGTGTCCGGGTACGATATCAGCAGGACGTGGAGCAGGTGTGGATAACCCTGGTTCAG TGTTCGGACCTTGTCGTCCATCCAGATGAAGAGCAGAAGGTCGGCTTCAAAGCGATCCTCACCGTCCCCAAACCCATCCAGTTCAAGACCACGCTCAAGGAGTATCACCAG AATGTGGCCTTCATGGAGACCTTTGTGTTCGCGCTGcgcctgcagcagctgcagagcagCGCTTTGGTGCTGCGCCTGCAGACGCACGGCCCCAGGAAACGCACTGCGGCCGAGTGTGTCCTCTCCCTGCGCCAGCTCGGCCCCCAGGAGTCGGAGCACTGGCTCGACCTCCAGCAGCCCTCCAAATCCTCG GTGTGTCACTCCGAGCTACACCTCAGCACCCTCTTTCAGCCAGTCAGTGGACGCATCCAGGTCAAGATCCTCGCAGCCCAAAACCTCCCACCGTCCTCCTCTCCCCTCTCCCAGGGTAAGCGCGCCGCCATTTTCAAAGAGTCGTTAACTCAGATTATCGACGAGGGGCTTCGATGTTCAGTTGTTTCTGTCGCCTCCTCCAAAGTGTTTTTCGTCAAAGCCGAGATGCACCAGTTAGGCCAGCCGGAAATTAAGAAGAAGACCCGCGCGCTGAAGGCGTCGGGCGGTCGGTGTCGCTGGGAGGAGAcgtttcacttcctgttggcGTCGCTGGAGCACGCCTGCTCGCTGTCGCTGAGGCTCTACAGCCGCAGCTCCGTCAGGAGGAAACAGTGTCTTGGACAG
- the LOC122845805 gene encoding tandem C2 domains nuclear protein isoform X2, with amino-acid sequence MEFFKDCCKNFSQRNKQEQETQVIKIKAPPKEILVTGELPEERTRTEKAEDYLISKQPPGGREVPFVVPTFKPTYVQPPSRQFSALQPGLHSSARSTYAGRKAELLGASFFPYNSESIFHQGSMPAYISPGAARRDALKSSPQSPGWTLKPGNQRRLSSSMLDLASPQSHMQRIDSTSSTVSSASSMMSSIESSLESIALSGDEQELGKVCVRVRYQQDVEQVWITLVQCSDLVVHPDEEQKVGFKAILTVPKPIQFKTTLKEYHQNVAFMETFVFALRLQQLQSSALVLRLQTHGPRKRTAAECVLSLRQLGPQESEHWLDLQQPSKSSVCHSELHLSTLFQPVSGRIQVKILAAQNLPPSSSPLSQVFFVKAEMHQLGQPEIKKKTRALKASGGRCRWEETFHFLLASLEHACSLSLRLYSRSSVRRKQCLGQIQLGFDSPLPEAVEQWKDTMAHPEKVVAAWHRLSPP; translated from the exons ATGGAGTTCTTCAAGGACTGCTGCAAGAATTTCTCTCAGAGGAACAAGCAGGAGCAGGAGACCCAAG tgATCAAAATAAAGGCGCCTCCCAAGGAGATATTGGTGACAGGAGAGCTGCCGGAGGAGAGGACTAGGACGGAGAAAGCGGAAGACTACCTCATTTCTAAGCAGCCTCCGGGCGGCAGAGAGGTCCCGTTTGTCGTGCCCACCTTCAAGCCCACTTACGTTCAACCCCCGAGCCGCCAGTTCTCAGCTCTGCAGCCTGGGCTGCACA GCTCAGCCCGGTCCACGTACGCGGGGAGGAAAGCAGAACTGCTGGGCGCCAGTTTCTTCCCGTACAACTCGGAGTCCATCTTCCATCAGGGCAGCATGCCGGCGTACATCTCCCCCGGCGCCGCCCGACGAGACGCGCTAAAGAGCAGCCCTCAAAGCCCAG GTTGGACTCTGAAACCAGGCAACCAGCGGCGCCTGAGCAGCTCCATGCTCGACCTGGCCAGCCCTCAGAGCCACATGCAG CGAATTGACTCCACCTCCAGCACCGTCAGCAGCGCCTCTTCCATGATGAGCTCCATTGAAAGCAGCCTGG AATCCATCGCTTTGTCGGGGGACGAGCAGGAACTGGGGAAGGTCTGTGTCCGGGTACGATATCAGCAGGACGTGGAGCAGGTGTGGATAACCCTGGTTCAG TGTTCGGACCTTGTCGTCCATCCAGATGAAGAGCAGAAGGTCGGCTTCAAAGCGATCCTCACCGTCCCCAAACCCATCCAGTTCAAGACCACGCTCAAGGAGTATCACCAG AATGTGGCCTTCATGGAGACCTTTGTGTTCGCGCTGcgcctgcagcagctgcagagcagCGCTTTGGTGCTGCGCCTGCAGACGCACGGCCCCAGGAAACGCACTGCGGCCGAGTGTGTCCTCTCCCTGCGCCAGCTCGGCCCCCAGGAGTCGGAGCACTGGCTCGACCTCCAGCAGCCCTCCAAATCCTCG GTGTGTCACTCCGAGCTACACCTCAGCACCCTCTTTCAGCCAGTCAGTGGACGCATCCAGGTCAAGATCCTCGCAGCCCAAAACCTCCCACCGTCCTCCTCTCCCCTCTCCCAGG TGTTTTTCGTCAAAGCCGAGATGCACCAGTTAGGCCAGCCGGAAATTAAGAAGAAGACCCGCGCGCTGAAGGCGTCGGGCGGTCGGTGTCGCTGGGAGGAGAcgtttcacttcctgttggcGTCGCTGGAGCACGCCTGCTCGCTGTCGCTGAGGCTCTACAGCCGCAGCTCCGTCAGGAGGAAACAGTGTCTTGGACAG
- the LOC122845805 gene encoding tandem C2 domains nuclear protein isoform X3, producing MPAYISPGAARRDALKSSPQSPGWTLKPGNQRRLSSSMLDLASPQSHMQRIDSTSSTVSSASSMMSSIESSLESIALSGDEQELGKVCVRVRYQQDVEQVWITLVQCSDLVVHPDEEQKVGFKAILTVPKPIQFKTTLKEYHQNVAFMETFVFALRLQQLQSSALVLRLQTHGPRKRTAAECVLSLRQLGPQESEHWLDLQQPSKSSVCHSELHLSTLFQPVSGRIQVKILAAQNLPPSSSPLSQGKRAAIFKESLTQIIDEGLRCSVVSVASSKVFFVKAEMHQLGQPEIKKKTRALKASGGRCRWEETFHFLLASLEHACSLSLRLYSRSSVRRKQCLGQIQLGFDSPLPEAVEQWKDTMAHPEKVVAAWHRLSPP from the exons ATGCCGGCGTACATCTCCCCCGGCGCCGCCCGACGAGACGCGCTAAAGAGCAGCCCTCAAAGCCCAG GTTGGACTCTGAAACCAGGCAACCAGCGGCGCCTGAGCAGCTCCATGCTCGACCTGGCCAGCCCTCAGAGCCACATGCAG CGAATTGACTCCACCTCCAGCACCGTCAGCAGCGCCTCTTCCATGATGAGCTCCATTGAAAGCAGCCTGG AATCCATCGCTTTGTCGGGGGACGAGCAGGAACTGGGGAAGGTCTGTGTCCGGGTACGATATCAGCAGGACGTGGAGCAGGTGTGGATAACCCTGGTTCAG TGTTCGGACCTTGTCGTCCATCCAGATGAAGAGCAGAAGGTCGGCTTCAAAGCGATCCTCACCGTCCCCAAACCCATCCAGTTCAAGACCACGCTCAAGGAGTATCACCAG AATGTGGCCTTCATGGAGACCTTTGTGTTCGCGCTGcgcctgcagcagctgcagagcagCGCTTTGGTGCTGCGCCTGCAGACGCACGGCCCCAGGAAACGCACTGCGGCCGAGTGTGTCCTCTCCCTGCGCCAGCTCGGCCCCCAGGAGTCGGAGCACTGGCTCGACCTCCAGCAGCCCTCCAAATCCTCG GTGTGTCACTCCGAGCTACACCTCAGCACCCTCTTTCAGCCAGTCAGTGGACGCATCCAGGTCAAGATCCTCGCAGCCCAAAACCTCCCACCGTCCTCCTCTCCCCTCTCCCAGGGTAAGCGCGCCGCCATTTTCAAAGAGTCGTTAACTCAGATTATCGACGAGGGGCTTCGATGTTCAGTTGTTTCTGTCGCCTCCTCCAAAGTGTTTTTCGTCAAAGCCGAGATGCACCAGTTAGGCCAGCCGGAAATTAAGAAGAAGACCCGCGCGCTGAAGGCGTCGGGCGGTCGGTGTCGCTGGGAGGAGAcgtttcacttcctgttggcGTCGCTGGAGCACGCCTGCTCGCTGTCGCTGAGGCTCTACAGCCGCAGCTCCGTCAGGAGGAAACAGTGTCTTGGACAG